One part of the Sphingopyxis sp. TUF1 genome encodes these proteins:
- a CDS encoding NTP transferase domain-containing protein: MDALIIAAGAGSRLRSVADAKPLAPIHGMTLIEIGVLQAARAGVRRAVVTTGYHADAVEAALPAISARAGIPVVPQRVDDWRLPNGYSVMAGASQIGGNYLLLMADHIFADPILLDLLANGAPSDGVTLAIDRRTDGSLIDPGDATWVDLDDRGGIVAIGKEITSYCAVDCGAFVATPALARAIAEAIADGRPGSLSDGMQRLADQGRAATMDIGASWWIDVDDPRAYALAQTEVPTRLPQLFDADVVPAAACEQRLVG, encoded by the coding sequence ATGGACGCGCTGATCATCGCCGCCGGCGCCGGCAGCAGGCTTCGCTCGGTTGCCGATGCGAAGCCGCTCGCGCCGATCCATGGCATGACGCTCATCGAGATCGGTGTCCTTCAGGCTGCGCGCGCGGGTGTGCGGCGCGCCGTCGTGACGACCGGATACCACGCCGACGCCGTCGAAGCGGCCTTGCCGGCGATTTCGGCCAGGGCGGGCATTCCGGTCGTGCCGCAGCGGGTCGACGACTGGCGGCTGCCCAACGGTTATTCGGTGATGGCCGGGGCGTCGCAGATCGGCGGAAATTATCTGTTGTTGATGGCCGATCACATTTTTGCCGACCCCATTTTGCTTGACCTGCTTGCAAACGGCGCGCCGAGCGACGGGGTCACGCTGGCGATCGACCGGCGGACCGACGGAAGCCTGATCGATCCAGGCGACGCCACCTGGGTCGATCTGGACGATCGCGGCGGCATCGTGGCTATCGGCAAGGAGATCACGTCCTATTGCGCCGTCGACTGCGGCGCCTTCGTTGCCACGCCCGCGCTTGCTCGCGCGATTGCGGAGGCGATAGCCGACGGCCGCCCCGGCTCGCTGTCCGACGGAATGCAGCGGCTGGCCGATCAGGGGCGCGCGGCGACGATGGATATTGGCGCAAGCTGGTGGATCGATGTCGATGATCCGCGGGCCTATGCGCTGGCACAAACCGAAGTCCCGACCCGGCTGCCCCAGCTGTTCGACGCCGATGTCGTCCCCGCCGCCGCGTGCGAACAAAGGCTGGTCGGATGA